From a single Athene noctua chromosome 2, bAthNoc1.hap1.1, whole genome shotgun sequence genomic region:
- the THOC1 gene encoding THO complex subunit 1 isoform X2, which yields MASSARAAERRSVGAMSPPLFSLPEARLRFTTSTREALNNKSIKPLLNAFNQIPGSENEKKCTLDQAFRVIVEEEIINKAPCENLLAIISLAINGVTEGICTASTPFVLLGDVLDCLPLDQCDKIFTFVEKNVATWKSNTFYSAGKNYLLRMCNDLLRRLSKSQNTVFCGRIQLFLARLFPLSEKSGLNLQSQFNLENVTVFNTNEHESTLGQKHTEEREEGMDVEEGEMGDDEAPTSCSIPIDYNLYRKFWSLQDYFRNPVQCYEKVSWKTFLKYSEEVLAVFKSYKLDDTQASRKKLEELKTGGEHVYFAKFLTSEKLMDLQLSDSNFRRHILLQYLILFQYLKGQVKFKSSNYVLTDEQSLWIEDTTKAVYQLLSENPPDGERFSKMVEHILNTEENWNSWKNEGCPSFVKERSQPEFQLGPPDSKPMRPVRKRPAPEDFLGKGPNKKILMGNEELTRLWNLCPDNMEACKSESREYMPTLEEFFEEAIEQADPENMVENKYKAVNNSNYGWRALRLLARRSPHFFQPTNQQFKSLPEYLENMVIKLAKELPPPSEEIKTGEDEDEEDNDALLKENNESPEAQRDKAMSGEQIESFANRLGEQWKALAPYLEMKDSDIRQIESDSEDMKMRAKQLLVAWQDQEGAHATPENLIAALNKAGLSDLAESLTNDTESSS from the exons ATGGCGTCATCGGCGCGCGCTGCGGAGCGTCGTTCCGTTGGAGCAATGTCGCCGCCGCTCTTCAGCCTGCCCGAGGCGCGGCTCCGCTTCACG ACATCCACCAGAGAGGCTCTGAATAACAAAAGTATCAAGCCATTGTTGAACGCATTTAACCAGATTCCTGGGAG tgaaaatgaaaagaagtgtACCTTGGATCAAGCATTTAGAGTTATTGTAGAAGAAGAAATA ataAACAAAGCTCCATGTGAAAATCTCCTGGCAATTATTTCTCTTGCTATTAATGGAGTTACAGAAG GTATCTGCACTGCATCAACCCCTTTTGTGCTTCTGGGGGATGTTCTGGATTGCCTGCCTTTGGATCAGTGTGACAAAATTTTCACTTTTGTGGAGAAGAATGTTGCTACATGGAAATCG AATACATTTTACTCTGCAGGGAAAAATTACTTGCTACGAATGTGCAATG ACCTCCTGAGAAGATTATCTAAGTCACAAAACACAGTCTTCTGTGGAAGAATTCAGCTGTTCTTGGCTAGATTATTTCCACTTTCAGAAAAGTCAG GACTTAACTTGCAGAGTCAGTTTAACCTGGAAAATGTCACTGTTTTCAATACCAACGAACATGAGAGCACTCTAGGACAAAAG cACACtgaggagagagaggaaggaatgGACGTAGAAGAAGGTGAAATGGGAGATGATGAAGCACCAACAAGTTG TTCCATTCCAATAGATTATAATCTTTATAGAAAATTCTGGTCGCTTCAAGATTATTTTAGAAATCCTGTGCAGTGCTACGAGAAGGTCTCATGGAAAACTTTTCTTAAG TACTCAGAAGAAGTTTTGGCTGTTTTCAAAAGTTACAAACTGGATGACACTCAGGCTTCCCGAAAAAAGTTGGAAGAACTAAAAACAGGAGGAGAACATGTATATTTTGCAAAATTCCTAACTAGTGAAAAG ctGATGGATTTACAGCTGAGTGACAGTAACTTCCGCCGTCACATCTTGTTGCAGTACCTAATACTCTTTCAGTATCTAAAGGGACAAGTCAAATTCAAAAG TTCAAACTATGTTCTAACAGATGAACAGTCTCTTTGGATTGAAGATACTACAAAAGCGGTTTACCAG CTTCTTTCAGAAAATCCGCCAGATGGGGAAAGATTCTCGAAAATGGTAGAG CATATattaaatactgaagaaaacTGGAACTCATGGAAAAATGAGGGCTGCCCAAGCTTCGTCAAAGAAAG ATCTCAGCCAGAGTTTCAGCTTGG acctcctgattctAAGCCAATGAGGCCTGTGAGAAAGAGGCCAGCACCAGAGGACTTCTTAGGAAAAggaccaaacaaaaaaatccttatgGGGAA tgaggaaCTGACCCGCCTTTGGAATTTATGTCCCGATAACATGGAAGCTTGTAAATCTGAGAGTAG ggaaTATATGCCAACATTGGAGGAATTTTTTGAAGAAGCTATTGAACAAGCAGATCCTGAAAACATGGTTGAGAATAAGTATAA GGCTGTGAACAATTCTAACTATGGCTGGAGAGCATTAAGACTTCTAGCACGCAGAAGTCCCCACTTCTTTCAGCCAACAAACCAACAGTTCAAGAGTTTACCTGAATATCTAGAAAACATGGTAATCAAATTAGCCAAGGAACTGCCC CCtccttctgaagaaataaaaacaggTGAAGACGAAGATGAGGAAGATAATGATGctttattaaaggaaaacaatGAAA gtccagAGGCGCAAAGGGACAAAGCCATGTCCGGTGAACAAATAGAGTCATTTGCAAACAGGCTTGGGGAGCAGTGGAAGGCCTTGGCCCCCTACTTGGAAATGAAGGATTCTGATATACGCCAGATCGAGTCTGACAGCGAGGACATGAAGATGAGAGCCAAGCAGCTGCTGGTGGCCTGGCAGGATCAGGAGGGTGCCCACGCGACCCCCGAGAACCTGATCGCTGCGCTGAACAAAGCTGGGCTCAGTGACCTCGCAGAAAGCCTGACCAACGACACCGAGAGCAGCAGCTAA
- the THOC1 gene encoding THO complex subunit 1 isoform X1 encodes MASSARAAERRSVGAMSPPLFSLPEARLRFTTSTREALNNKSIKPLLNAFNQIPGSENEKKCTLDQAFRVIVEEEIINKAPCENLLAIISLAINGVTEGICTASTPFVLLGDVLDCLPLDQCDKIFTFVEKNVATWKSNTFYSAGKNYLLRMCNDLLRRLSKSQNTVFCGRIQLFLARLFPLSEKSGLNLQSQFNLENVTVFNTNEHESTLGQKHTEEREEGMDVEEGEMGDDEAPTSCSIPIDYNLYRKFWSLQDYFRNPVQCYEKVSWKTFLKYSEEVLAVFKSYKLDDTQASRKKLEELKTGGEHVYFAKFLTSEKLMDLQLSDSNFRRHILLQYLILFQYLKGQVKFKSSNYVLTDEQSLWIEDTTKAVYQLLSENPPDGERFSKMVEHILNTEENWNSWKNEGCPSFVKERPPDSKPMRPVRKRPAPEDFLGKGPNKKILMGNEELTRLWNLCPDNMEACKSESREYMPTLEEFFEEAIEQADPENMVENKYKAVNNSNYGWRALRLLARRSPHFFQPTNQQFKSLPEYLENMVIKLAKELPPPSEEIKTGEDEDEEDNDALLKENNESPEAQRDKAMSGEQIESFANRLGEQWKALAPYLEMKDSDIRQIESDSEDMKMRAKQLLVAWQDQEGAHATPENLIAALNKAGLSDLAESLTNDTESSS; translated from the exons ATGGCGTCATCGGCGCGCGCTGCGGAGCGTCGTTCCGTTGGAGCAATGTCGCCGCCGCTCTTCAGCCTGCCCGAGGCGCGGCTCCGCTTCACG ACATCCACCAGAGAGGCTCTGAATAACAAAAGTATCAAGCCATTGTTGAACGCATTTAACCAGATTCCTGGGAG tgaaaatgaaaagaagtgtACCTTGGATCAAGCATTTAGAGTTATTGTAGAAGAAGAAATA ataAACAAAGCTCCATGTGAAAATCTCCTGGCAATTATTTCTCTTGCTATTAATGGAGTTACAGAAG GTATCTGCACTGCATCAACCCCTTTTGTGCTTCTGGGGGATGTTCTGGATTGCCTGCCTTTGGATCAGTGTGACAAAATTTTCACTTTTGTGGAGAAGAATGTTGCTACATGGAAATCG AATACATTTTACTCTGCAGGGAAAAATTACTTGCTACGAATGTGCAATG ACCTCCTGAGAAGATTATCTAAGTCACAAAACACAGTCTTCTGTGGAAGAATTCAGCTGTTCTTGGCTAGATTATTTCCACTTTCAGAAAAGTCAG GACTTAACTTGCAGAGTCAGTTTAACCTGGAAAATGTCACTGTTTTCAATACCAACGAACATGAGAGCACTCTAGGACAAAAG cACACtgaggagagagaggaaggaatgGACGTAGAAGAAGGTGAAATGGGAGATGATGAAGCACCAACAAGTTG TTCCATTCCAATAGATTATAATCTTTATAGAAAATTCTGGTCGCTTCAAGATTATTTTAGAAATCCTGTGCAGTGCTACGAGAAGGTCTCATGGAAAACTTTTCTTAAG TACTCAGAAGAAGTTTTGGCTGTTTTCAAAAGTTACAAACTGGATGACACTCAGGCTTCCCGAAAAAAGTTGGAAGAACTAAAAACAGGAGGAGAACATGTATATTTTGCAAAATTCCTAACTAGTGAAAAG ctGATGGATTTACAGCTGAGTGACAGTAACTTCCGCCGTCACATCTTGTTGCAGTACCTAATACTCTTTCAGTATCTAAAGGGACAAGTCAAATTCAAAAG TTCAAACTATGTTCTAACAGATGAACAGTCTCTTTGGATTGAAGATACTACAAAAGCGGTTTACCAG CTTCTTTCAGAAAATCCGCCAGATGGGGAAAGATTCTCGAAAATGGTAGAG CATATattaaatactgaagaaaacTGGAACTCATGGAAAAATGAGGGCTGCCCAAGCTTCGTCAAAGAAAG acctcctgattctAAGCCAATGAGGCCTGTGAGAAAGAGGCCAGCACCAGAGGACTTCTTAGGAAAAggaccaaacaaaaaaatccttatgGGGAA tgaggaaCTGACCCGCCTTTGGAATTTATGTCCCGATAACATGGAAGCTTGTAAATCTGAGAGTAG ggaaTATATGCCAACATTGGAGGAATTTTTTGAAGAAGCTATTGAACAAGCAGATCCTGAAAACATGGTTGAGAATAAGTATAA GGCTGTGAACAATTCTAACTATGGCTGGAGAGCATTAAGACTTCTAGCACGCAGAAGTCCCCACTTCTTTCAGCCAACAAACCAACAGTTCAAGAGTTTACCTGAATATCTAGAAAACATGGTAATCAAATTAGCCAAGGAACTGCCC CCtccttctgaagaaataaaaacaggTGAAGACGAAGATGAGGAAGATAATGATGctttattaaaggaaaacaatGAAA gtccagAGGCGCAAAGGGACAAAGCCATGTCCGGTGAACAAATAGAGTCATTTGCAAACAGGCTTGGGGAGCAGTGGAAGGCCTTGGCCCCCTACTTGGAAATGAAGGATTCTGATATACGCCAGATCGAGTCTGACAGCGAGGACATGAAGATGAGAGCCAAGCAGCTGCTGGTGGCCTGGCAGGATCAGGAGGGTGCCCACGCGACCCCCGAGAACCTGATCGCTGCGCTGAACAAAGCTGGGCTCAGTGACCTCGCAGAAAGCCTGACCAACGACACCGAGAGCAGCAGCTAA